The sequence TGCAGATATTAGTGGTTGAAAAACTGAGCTGATCTATACTTATTGCTTGCAGACTCTTTAAGGTCAATGGACAGCCAATATTTATTCGTGGAGGGAATTGGATATTATCAGATGGATTACTACGGCTTTCAAAGAAACGTTATGAAACagatattaaatttcatgCTGACATGAATTTCAACATGATGCGCTGTTGGGGTGGTGGAATTGCGGAAAGACCTGAGTTCTATCACTATTGCGACATTTATGGACTTTTGGTTAGCCGCTCTGTCTTTGATTCTCTGCGccaaacccccccccccccaNNNNNNNNNNcaccccccccccccccaatgTGTATTGACCTTGTGTGTCTGTGCATATATACATGTGCATGTGTCTCACGATGTTAATCAAACCAAAATTATTGTCCTACTCAACGAAGTTGTAGGTAGCAGTCAGTATGGTCGGTCGACCGCAAGAATTGGTTTTAAATCTATTTCTTCAAGGGTAAAAGCGGCTTTTGTTAAAACTAAGTCCATTGCATCACAGATTCTATGACAAAAAATTCTAGTTTCCATCATTATATGCCTCATTTGATCAATGCATCCATACatgtttttcttcaactttaGGGAGCTCTAGCTTGACTCAAATATGGCGGTAGTAACTGAGATATTGTTAAATGTTATGTTCTTATATGGAAACTTTGGAGGGGGAGAGAGTGAGAGATATTTACATGAGGTTCTAAGGGATTTCCTTCTCGTATAAGTAGTGTTGGTGATTTTGTAAGTGAACGAAATTGAACAAGTAATAAACTGGTCGTTAGATATCGTCCAATAGGGATTGTTTACCTTAACAAAATGTATTAATCTTGTTATTGTGTAAACCAACTGAATAGGATGAGAAATTGAGGTAAACTAATAAAATCtatcaactaaattttaacaaacaaGAGAATGTGATATAGAGAAAATTCAATAGCCAAGCACTAAGgtatttgatttcatttgaACTATTCCTCTCAATTATTCTatcatcaatttaatattattaactacaacgGATGAATAATCCATTCAAATTAAGATTTATTACCTATTTCccaataacaaataataagcATAAACAAATGTACAAAGATAAATAGGCGTTCAATCAAATTCTGTATAGAACTTCTATTCCAATTTACCTTATGGAGTTCATTATTCAGATAGAAGAAGCGATTTTTTTTCTCGAACTCATCTcctataatcaaattaatcaaatacttGCCAGATGTTCGCAAgtgttgaaaaaaataatgatttattataaagataaggaaaaatcaattcaagGAAGTATATCGACCAAATGACtcaaactatatattataagacCTAGCAATttacaaagaacaaaaataaaagaggaagaagaaaatagaatcttgATAAGAAGATAGCCGCTTCTTGGAAGTTGTGCCGATCTTGTTAAAAGAATTAGGTCTCCTTTCTTGCTCAACCTCTCTTTCTCTAACTTTCTCCAGGATTCTCTCTTTTGAGCTCTAGGATGGTGTATTTTAAATGCCTTCCTGGTGGGGgcaaaagcaaaattaacaGGATGCAAACAGAAACACATACTAATTTCCACATTGTGGTGCCAAAGCTGGTGCTGAGGCACAAGGTCACGGCCTATTtctcttcttatttttcttgcgCTGCAGCTCCAGAATTCTGGAATCAACGCTTTggctcttttctcttttcttcataATTTCCAATCTAgctctttcttgattaaaatttttcattataacaTTTCAAAACATATTGTTAAATCATGGAGTGGTTGGGTTGACGTTAGAGGAGATGGAGAAGATTATCTATTATTGTTGGAGGCCCGTAACTACTTAGGTATAGAAGAATGATTCTTGAAAACGCCTAAAAGTATATTCTTGGAAAAATGTCCATGTATTTGGGTTTTACTCTGAAAGTAGAAATCAAGCAAAATGTTTTCAAGTTTTATGATGTGAAGGGCCCACAAGATCCACCAATTTATTTCTCAGGGCAAAATGTTTCGCAAAATAATAGCCCAAAAACTAGTGAACTGGAAAACATCTACAAATGAATTGCATATCTTATTCATATTAAAtcgattttaaaatatcaataaatgaATCTTGATCATGTTAAATTGATTTTGAGGGCCTTATGCATGTATGAGTCATATTATTGATGAAATGTGTGATAATTATGTTGAGAACTACTTCCACCTTTAAAATGAATTCTGATAGCCATTATAGTAGCATGTGAGATACTGGGCACCAAaagttgcttttctttttcttgctaaGTAAATGAGTATGATTACACTTTGCATCCTCTCAGTTTGTCTTGATATTTCCATAAACCTGAGAAGTGGTATTCTGAGCATTAAGTAAAGCAAGTACTTAAATGCAATAGCTCGCTTTTTCAGTTTTAGTACCCAAGTTGAGTAGTCAAAAGTCTGGCGGAAATAAGACAGGTTATGATATTTAGCAATTTGCTTGTAGGTTTGGCAAGAATTCTGGATAACTGGGGACTGTGATGGACGAGGCGTTCCAGTATCAAATCCTGATGGTCCCCTGGACCATGACCTATTTTTGCTTTGCGCTAGGGACACTGTGAAGCTGCTAAGAAACCATCCTAGTCTTGCTCTCTGGGTTGGAGGTAATGAGCAAGTGCCACCAGATGATATTAATACAGCTCTGAAAAAGGATCTAGAACTCCATCCTTACTATGAAACTTCTACGAATTGCAAGCATTCCAAGGAAGAGATATCCTCAACTTGGAAGGACCCAAGTGAATATCTGGATGGAACACGTATATACATCCAAGGATCCATGTGGGATGGTTTTGCTAATGGGAAGGGGGACTTTACTGATGGTCCTTATGAAATTCAGAATCCCGAGAACTTTTTCAAGGATGACTTTTACAAATATGGTTTCAATCCTGAGGTTGGTTCTGTAGGAACACCTGTGGCAGCTACTATCAGAGCCACAATTCCTCCACAGCTGTGGCAGCTACTATCAGAGCAACAATGCCTCCAGTGGGATGGCAGATGCCCTTATTCAAAACATTGGCGAATGGCTATGTCCAGGAAGTCCCCAATCCTATATGGAACTATCATAAGTACATACCATACTCAAAACCAGGCTTGGTTCATGACCAGATTTTACTATATGGAACACCTAAGGATCTTGATGACTTTTGTCTTAAGGTATACTGCAGTATTTCGTAATTCCTCAAGTTCATAGTTGGCTGTCAAGTTTTTGTTATGTGAACTTAAAGTATCTATTTCAGGCGCAACTGGCTAATTACATCCAATATAGAGCTCTCTTAGAAGGTTGGACCTCGCGTATGTGGACCAAATACACAGGTGTGTTGATTTGGAAAACTCAAAACCCATGGACAGGACTAAGGGGCCAATTCTATGATCATCTGCATGAGCAAACAGCAGGGTTCTATGGCTGTCGTTGTGCTGCAGAACCAATTCATGTTCAGCTAAATCTAGCAACATATCTTGTGGAGGTAACCATGAATggttttttataaatattcagcATGAGTCTAGAGTCTGTTCTTAATGCTTGATCTTCTTTCAGctaaataaaataccaaaaccCCAAGTATGAAAAGTTCCTGTCTCTTCTTAtgcatgaaatatttttcatgcaaCATCTCCTATACCCAttgcttttttgttttcattttcgaTGTGAAAGAATACAAGATTTATGAGTGTGCATGTTACAAATTCTAATCTAATAATCTGCACCACTGTaaagaaaattgtaaacaCAATTTCACTACCATCATGTGTTACTGTTACTGGATTTTCATGATAGGATTAGTAGATTAATGGATGAGTGGATTGATTTTTGACGGAAGAGTAGGATATACCTGCCTAATATACCCTTCTAGACAAGTTCGTCTTTTGTTGATCATTTACTTGATTTATTGGAAGAGGAAAATTTATGCGAGTGTAATAATACAGGTGGTGAACACAACATCAGAAGAACTATCCAATGTGGCTATAGAAGTGTCAGTTTGGGATCTAGAAGGAGCATGTCCATACTATGAAATCTTTGACAAACTCACTATACCATCCAAAAGCACAATATCTACTTCTGAGATAAAGTATCCAAAGTCTGAAGATCCTAAACCtgtctattttcttcttcttaaaCTCTATAAAATGTCAGATTATGAGATATTATCCAGGAACTTTTATTGGTTACATCTGCCAGGTGGCGACTATAAGCTCCTGGAACCatacaaaaacaataaaattccCCTTAAAATTACTTCTCTAACTTTCATAAGGGGTTCCAGCTATGAGGTCAGGATGCACATAGAGAATAAGTCACAAGAACCTAATTCAAGAAGTCTAGTCCATAAAAACCATGTCTTCGAAGATGCCAACAGAGATTTTGGTATGCCACCATCAGAAGCCGTAGATGGTGTACCTGATAGAGAAAAGGGGACCAGCTTGTTTCCTAAGATGCTTAGGAACTTTTTGACTAAAGCCAGTGATCTGCAAGTCACTGAAATCAATGGAACTGAGACTGGAGTCGCTTTCTTTCTCCATTTCTCTGTCCATGCTTCAAAAACTCAGAAAAACAATGAAGACACTCGGATTTTGCCAGTTCATTACTCAGACAACTATTTCTCATTGGTACCTGGGGAAGTAATGACTGTAATCCTTAACTTTGAGGTTCCCTCGCGCATTACCCCTCGCATTATGCTTCATGGTTGGAACTACCAAGGTGGACATACTGTTCTCTAGCTGCTATGAAGAACTAATGTTCTGGCAACGAACACTGTTCATTGCTTTCTCTCTGATGTTTCAAGTCATTGCTAATGAAGATCGTCAATAGCTGCAGGCAAAGATCCACCAGCTGGATACTAGGTCATGTTCTGTTCCCGTGCTTAGGACTGTACTCTTTGGAGAGTCAGGTACTGAGGTGTATAAAAATGTCTGGTACTGTTTATCTTTGTAAGTATTATCCATAATGGTATTAGCAACTTGCACACTGACCTGAGATTGTGTAAACTGTTTGAACTCCTTTTACTGTCAATGTCTTATTATTGCTTAAGGTCATCTGTTTTGCCTACTACTTAGCTTTAATTTCCTTGCATCTCGTTCCTCCGGCCAACCAGCACACACGTGAAGTACGACCCTGTTTACATGTTTCAGTTGGATGCAATTTCCAGGATCCCTAGTTGACTATCTACAATGATTTATGTTAACAACCTCAGGCTCAGAATTGCATTTGGCCTTTCTATAAGAAAGATGGCGCGAATTACATCCACACACCTTGAGAAATGGTGTAATTGCAAATACATTTCCATAagatgagaaattatatatggCCTCCCTGAGATTTGTTCCGTCTTGCATATAACTCTCACTAATAGAGTTTTGGTGAATTTATTGGATGTTACTTTGAAAATACCCTTGATCAATAATTTGactataatttgattaattttttggactgACATGCTTTTGATTTTAGAATATTGAGGGATTAAATGTTATAATCTATTATAAGTTGTATctaagtattatatttatttttttcttgctaAGCTAGctgtttttttattgtttatagcCGTTAGAAATgtttcaatatatacatattttagtCTAAAGGCTTTCCATGCAATCTTTTCATGGGCTCTCAATGGACATCTCATACTCAAGGGAAAATAGATTGAGATATCGAAAAGAGAGGTATAATAAACATGGGTGATTGAAGAAAAACCATTATTATGATTTCTGAAACGAGGGCTATTCACGCAATGTCAAGAAACTACTATATGCACCAGCATTTAATAGTAACCTGTTGACAGTAACATCTAATGTAAGTTGTATACATGAaatattctttgttttttattttttttattttttttgatagtGAAATGAGATTATGTATTAATCAAATGGGCATCAGCCCGAATCACAAATAAAGTTTGGAGGGACAACACCCTCAGATAAACCCATAGCTGATTTAGCTAGCAGGTGAGCGCATTGATTTGCAGATCTACGCGTAAAGCAAAACGAAGTTGAATGATCATTCTGAATCATGGACTTAATATCAGCGATGATAGGACCGATAGGTGAACAATCCTCTTTTCTTGGATCTTATGTACCACGTGGAGGCAATCACCCTCAATGACACAAAGAGTCTAAACTTCTCAACAATGAAGTTCGGTAGCCATGCGAGTAGCAAGAGCTTCTCCATGTTCCGGGGAGTTGATATCTGACATAACAATGGATTGCCACAGCAGACAATCACCTTTCCAATCACGTGCAATGACCCCCAAACCGGTCCCGGTGCCTTCACCAAACAGTGCCGCATCAAAGTTGATCTTGATTGATCCTTTGCTTGGTGGTTTCCAAGCACACCTAGAAGAAAGAATAGGAGCCTTGACCGCCACTGCGTTTTGGAAATCTTTAAGGAACGAGCCAGCAGATGAAATACAATCCAACGGGTTGCATAATCTATGCTTCATGACGAGACTATTTCTCCTTCCCAAAAGTCAGCCAACACAATATAGCAAAAACCAGTTGAATTGTTCATTATCTACAGCCTTCCTCACCTACATTAGCCATGATGCAATGTTGCTTGGCGAGGACCCAGTAACCATCCAAGGGAGATTGGATAATGCCCAGAGCTGCCTTGCAAACGAACAATcgatgagaatatgtttgaaGTTCTCTTCTGCTACACCACAGGTCGAGCAGGTTGGCTCAACCATGCACCATTGGCGAATCAGATTCGACATTATGGGGATGGCTTCTTCGTGCAATCGCCACAAGAAGATCTTGACTTTGTTAGGGATCTTTGCATTCCAAATGAAACTCCAATTACCTGCATGATCGCTACTTTGGCCCACAAGAGAGTCACTATTTTCTGCAGAAAGTTGGTGAGCTAAATGGAAAGCAGATTTGACTAAGAAGTTACCATTCTTATTATAATGCCACATTTGGAGATCAGCTGAGCAGGAGCTTCCCGATGGAATTGATTGGATAAGCGTGGCATCTTCAGCATAAAACAGCCTCTCAATAAGCTCCTTGTTCCAGCTTTGTGTATCTGTAGAGAGATGAAGGTATTTCTTTTCCACAAAACAacctaaccaactattacaaaattggagtacgaaactccttaagaTTATTACAGGCAAATATTACAacttgaataataataataaaatgaacagaatgaagaaataattagAACAACAGTATAACAAAGAACCAACCGACCCACGGTTGCACCACCACCACAGATGCACCAATATACTCCGATCACGAAGATCTTACTACCTCACGGTCACAAAGATCCAACACTTTCACACAGAACTTTTAGTGAGGaagataagaaaaattattgctTCAGTCTGTCAATGGCCGAAGGGGAAGAACCCCTTTTAAAGGGGTGAGAAATAGGATGTAGAAGGAAAACCCCATgtttaaacaaagaaaaagaatcagaaGATATGGCGACAGAGAAACAGAGAGTAGAGAAGACAGTGCAAGAAAAGGGAAGAGTGGAAATGGTtgttagggttagggtttagaGATTAAGTAGGTAAAGAACCGGTTTGGGTCGAGGCAAGGTGGGTTGGTTAGTGGGCCTGCCAGGTGCGTCGGGTAAGTGGCCTACCAAGTGGGCCTTTTAATTAAGTCATTGGGCCACAAAATATAACAGTATCATCATTGATCAAATCACGTACTCGTAAATCTGGAATGAAGATGCTACGTGAGTACTAGGTAGAAAAGTAATCGATCTCGGCGACTAGGGATCACTTCAAACACCAATGTTTCGTCCATCTTCGACTCACCACCGAACTCCCTTGGATATAATATGACGTGCTCCAATGAGACTTTGCTAAGTAAATGATGAATTGTAGCCTTTCTTAGCGTGAAAGAAATCCACTTGTGGGAAATAACGAGCTTTGAGTATATGACTAATCAGGAGATACGGATTCGTCATAATACGCCAACTTTACTTCGCTAGCAATGCAAGATTAAACGCTTGCAATTTTCAAAACCCAACATCTTCATCTTTCTTGGATCTACACATCTTCTCCCATGCCAcctaatgaattttttttcaattcgcatcttgccaaaaaaaaatttgctgcAATGCTCTCAATTTCCCATAGAAGAGTATCAGAAAGTTTAGAACAATTAATGC comes from Sesamum indicum cultivar Zhongzhi No. 13 linkage group LG10, S_indicum_v1.0, whole genome shotgun sequence and encodes:
- the LOC105172345 gene encoding mannosylglycoprotein endo-beta-mannosidase → MAAVIGKKVLDEEWLAARSTEVDLSGIELTTTHPPTSDQAPWMEAVVPGTVLATLLKNKLVPDPFYGLENESILDIADSGREYYTFWFFTTFECKLSTDQHVDLNFHAINYSAEVYLNGHKKVLPKGMFRRHSIDITDILNSDGENLLAVLVYPPDHPGRIPPEGGQGGDHEIGKDVAAQYVEGWDWMAPIRDRNTGIWDEVSLSVTGPVKMVDPHLVSSFFDDYKRAYLHTTVELVNQSNSVAECSLNIQVGAEQEGDIFLVEHLQTQHLYIPAGSHVQHTLPELFFYKPDLWWPNGMGKQYLYNVEITVDVKDYGESDSWSQHFGFRKIESYIDSSTGGRLFKVNGQPIFIRGGNWILSDGLLRLSKKRYETDIKFHADMNFNMMRCWGGGIAERPEFYHYCDIYGLLVWQEFWITGDCDGRGVPVSNPDGPLDHDLFLLCARDTVKLLRNHPSLALWVGGNEQVPPDDINTALKKDLELHPYYETSTNCKHSKEEISSTWKDPSEYLDGTRIYIQGSMWDGFANGKGDFTDGPYEIQNPENFFKDDFYKYGFNPEVGSVGTPVAATIRATMPPVGWQMPLFKTLANGYVQEVPNPIWNYHKYIPYSKPGLVHDQILLYGTPKDLDDFCLKAQLANYIQYRALLEGWTSRMWTKYTGVLIWKTQNPWTGLRGQFYDHLHEQTAGFYGCRCAAEPIHVQLNLATYLVEVVNTTSEELSNVAIEVSVWDLEGACPYYEIFDKLTIPSKSTISTSEIKYPKSEDPKPVYFLLLKLYKMSDYEILSRNFYWLHLPGGDYKLLEPYKNNKIPLKITSLTFIRGSSYEVRMHIENKSQEPNSRSLVHKNHVFEDANRDFGMPPSEAVDGVPDREKGTSLFPKMLRNFLTKASDLQVTEINGTETGVAFFLHFSVHASKTQKNNEDTRILPVHYSDNYFSLVPGEVMTVILNFEVPSRITPRIMLHGWNYQGGHTVL